The nucleotide sequence ATAACAACGAGCAGATATCCCGTCTCTGTATAATTGTCGCCAAAATAGACCACTGCAAATAGATCGCCTGTAGCAATCAAGCCGAACATGAGACAAATCGCAATAATCATCGAAAAGGACATGGTCGAGCGGATGAACTTGACCCCCTTTCGTTCTTCGCCCGTCGATATTAAATACGACATCCTCGGAAGTACCACCGCCCCAAGCGCGGAAATCACGCCTAGAGGAACCATGATGATTTTGTCCGCGCAATCGAAAAAACCGAGTTGGGCGCTGCTTGAAAGCAAGCCGATGAGAATCTTGTCCAACACCCTATATACGCTTGTAGCAATCAGGGGAACGAACAAAATCACACTTGGTTTTAAATGCCGTATCAGCTTACAAAACTTTGGGATGTGGAAACTTGCGATATGCTTCTTCACATAGGGCCACAGCACCACCTGAGAAATAAAGTATCCGAGCGACATTATCGCGACATATAACCAAACATCGTCACGACCTTTAATGAATACAAAGATGCAGAAAGCGGTTAAGCACTTTATTACTGAATTGCGAACAACTGTAATCTTGAAATCCTCTTCGCCCCTGAATAGCCAAGTTACATCCAAAGCGGTTGACAAAATGTAAAGTATCCATATTGCACTAAGCGAATCACCAAATAGGAAAAGATAGACCAAATACAAGGCGAGTGCAAACCCAGCCGTAAGAAGCTGGGTAAAAAAGAGCTCCCAAAACAACTGATCTTTCGTAGCCTGCAGATCCCTGACTGAGGCAATACTCCTGGTCCCATAGCGCAGCATTCCCAGCGTCGCAAACATTCCAAAGTAATATGCAACATTATAAGAATATGAATAGGCCCCAATTCCGTCTGGACCCAGAATACGGGAAAGATAGGGTGCCGTGATTAGAGGAATTGCAAAAGCAAGCACTTCATACGCTAGGCTGAAGGCAAAGTTCTTTTTAATGCTTGGTGACAAGCAGTTTTCTTTCTTTTGCTTTTCGAAGAAACGTGAGGATGCCCGTTTTGCATGCCAACCCCTTGACGGCTTCGATGCAATAGTCCGAAAGCTTAATAGGCAGATAGCTCTGAACCACCGAAGAAAAAGAGTTTGAAAGAATTTGAGAGTAAAAGGAATCCGATCGCGGATGCTTCGGGGTGCAGCCCTCTATCATCTTGCCATTTAACTGCTCGCCCATCCCTCTATCAATTGCCGAAAAAACGACCTCTTCTTTTCCAAGCTCAAGTAACAGCTTCTCGCCCTTCTTCGTATTAACTAAAACACTTGTATGGCCAAGATCATCATCGTTGTCTCCAGTCAGCTCACAATACCGCCCGCAATCAAAGAGCGTTATGTCGGAATAGCGTCGCCTTCCCTTGAACTTACATTCGTTGCAAGATTTCCTGTGAGCGATGCCAGAAAAGAAAGCTCGCAAATACGGGTCGATTCTTCCGCTTTTGCTATAAACTCCGCTCTCATAGACAACTCTCATTGTGCTCATATGGTACCCGTAAGTCTTGTTGCGAAATCTTATTGACTCGATTCGCCCAAATTGCATATCTGACAAATATTGCCGCCAGGCCATAGGCGAAGCGACCCCGTGGCAAACCAAGTCAACAAGAAAAAGGCTCGCATTGTCGCCGAAGGCAGTTTTTACTGCGGCCGTCTGGCACGGCAAGCCGGTGAAGAGAACGGGGATATTTTGTTCCAAGTTTTTCTTAATACTGGCGAACACCTTGTTCGTCAAGCTGCTTTGAACATACTTAGATCCACGACACCTCATCACTTCCTCAGCAGTATGGCACTCGATATGTTCAACAGCCCATTCGTCAGAAAAAGCAGCGCCGTACGAAACACCACCGAGCGCCATCATCGAATTCGCGAGATGGAGATGCATTCCGCCCCCGGTTGATGCGACCAAGTTTTCACTGACGCCCGATTGTGCAACAAGCCCAATATCGAGATAATCTGAAACCGGAGGGTTGATTGATGGACAATCAGCCAAACACTTGCCGCAAGCTATGCAATTATTTCCAACAGCCGGAAGAATAAAGCCTCTTTCGTTTTCTTTCATTTCAACGCAGCGCATCGGACAGACGAACGAGCACAACCCGCACCCCGAGCAACTTGATTCATCCATAATGGAAACGTTCGACCTACAGACCATCGACAGCTTCTTTCAAAAAATTCCAAGAATCGCAACGCCAATTGTCTAAACTCTCATCAACGGTTGCAAAATCAACCACCAAGCTTTCAAGACGCCCCGGATCCGCATGATCCATCAAGCAGCAGCGGAGATCTAGCTGAGAGAACAGACTGTCTATTCGTGTGTTTCTGCTATTACCCCCATCGATATCACGATAGAAGGTCGCAAACTTTTTATGATGAATAAGCGAAAACACTGTTCCATGAAAAGAGTCCGTCAGAACATAATTCGCATGCCGTATCAGATTTACAAAATCGTCAGGATTGGCCGAGTAAAAATCAAAGTCATTGATAAGATCGTCTTCGTCAAGATGATAACGCCAATCTTTCAGCATCACCACCGGAAGTCCCGTCCTCTTTTTGAGCTCAGCAGCCATACGCCTTGACTCAGGATTGATGCCCAAGAAATAGCACAGGATATAATCCCCTTCGACGATCCTTTTTTCGGGAATGATATTGAGCCATCCAGCCTGATCGAACAGCAGAGTGGGATCAACGACCAGTTTTGGCTTGACATCGCCGCCCGTAACGCTGGCCACTATTTCAATCCCACTTTTTTCCCGAACACTCAAATAATCGATTTTGGATATGAATCGCGCGGCCCTAGCGGCAGAAGACTTCGGCATTGAGGAAATGCCGAAGCTGGTCGCATATGAGATTCGCCTGACCCCCTCAGAAGCGAATTCAAGAGTGTAAAAACCAGAGCTATACCCAGAAGGCAACCACAGTTGATCGCTGCCAACCAAGACTGCATCATACTTTTTTGAGCCATCTTGCAAGGCAGAGTACCCTTCGTATACGGGGCTTAGTTTGGTGAATCTACGATCACAGTATTCTCCAAAGGATTCGGATCTCAGTTCTTGTTTCGCCTTCTGAGCGCTATGTTTGCTTAAATACGCTCTCCACTTAAGTTCTGCGGTTAAGCCCAGCCAAGCATCTGCAGTAATAACCTTACGAGCGATCTGGACAACTCTTAGGGGGGAAATTTTCTTTTTGTACCTGATGAGCTCGTACTCAACTTCCAGAGCATCAATGGCTTTGCATGTGGCAAGAGCCTGGAGCATACTCCCGAAATTATGGTTGCTATAGCATGCGCAAAGTCCAAGCTTAGGCACGTTCACAAGCTTCTCTATCTATATTGGCTTTCATAGCGGTCATAAAAGCAACGAGCAATGTGATCATCTGCATCGAAAAAATCGACCCAGAAGCAGTAGTCGAGATGAGAATCGCCGCGATCATCGTAAGCGATAGGACCAGCATCCCCGAGGCAATCCCTAAACGATAAAAGTCGACTACGAGCATGATTAGCAGAAGAAGCCAAATGATCAGTCCTAAAAAGCCAAACTGAGCCAACACGACAGGCCAAAATGTATCTGTTAAGTAGCTAGGATTATTTGGAGCCAATCCGTAGACGTTTTGCAAGCCGTATTGATAGTAAAGTGGGGAATAAATTGTCTTCGTGACTCCCGACCCGAAAGAAGCGAAACCAGCACCCAAAGGGAAAAAGTTTTGAAACACTGAAAGAGCAGTTGTCATCAGGTGACCTCGCGCAGACTCGGAAGCGCTACCGTAATACACGGACATCTGCGCTTGCCCGACGAGGAAAGCAGAAACCGATCCTACACCAATTACGACAAAGGGAGCGCGCGTAGACCCCTTTCTTACAAATATAATAATCAGAACGATCACCAATGCAAGCGCTACCCACCTGCTTCGTAGAGACATCGCCATCAGAATCAAAGCGATACCGATATATTTTTTCCACCCGTTACTGGCATCCGAATAAATAAACGCCATACAAGCAAGAGAGAGGGTGACCATATGAGTAGGATGAATAAATACAAATTGGAAAGCCTTCAAGCCGTAGCGCATCTCATATGTCATTCCAATGTCTACGAATTGATTAATCGCCAAGCATGCAAGCATCAATACTAAAAGGACCTTGCTCTCTCTGGCCATATAGCTAACGAAATAAGAAGTGTTTCCGAGAATAGATTTCAGGGCAAAGTAAATGATAAAGAACTTTGAGCAAGCTAATATATCGACCAGAATAAAAAAAGTATCGGAAACTATGCCAGAAAGAAAGTTTCCAAAAAGCCCAATAACGACGATCGCAAATAACAGGCACAGCGCGATCTTCATTTCCCTCGTAAAACGAGATTTGCGCATCGCCATGGAAAAGAACAGAGAAAGGAGCGAGGATACCGCCAAAATCTCATCATAATAAGAAAAAGGAGGCAGAATTATCTCGATGATCGGCTGGAATAGCAGTAAGTTAAAGGCAATCAGAGCTAAAAGCTCAATGCAAGTCATGTCATGTTTAAACTTGTTAGGTATTCTGCTCAGCATCGTCATCCAGCAATCTCAAATACAAATTAGCTAACTGCGTATGGACAACCTTGTTGTCAAGTTTGCCTAAAACATACTCTTGGTTTGCATCCGCCATCTGATAAGCTCGATCTTGATCAACAAGCAGTTCCTCGAGGGCACAAGCCAAGGCGCTTACATCACCTGGCCCGATCAGCACACTACCCGCACGGCATACTTCTTCGGGTATACCCCCAACACAGGTACTGACCACGGCATTGCCAGCAGCCATCGCCTCAATGATCGAGACGGGAAAGCCTTCATCGTACGAGGGCAGAACCATGATGGAGGATGACGAGAGGATGTCCTGGACTTTTTCCTCGCCAAGCCATCCAGTGAATTGCGTACTTTGCGAAAACACCAGCAACCTTGGCCGCTTCTTGCAGCTTTTCAATTTCTCCATCACCCGCAAACGTGCAGAAGAACCTCATCCCCTTACTCTGTAGCATGCCCAATGCCTTAATTAAGTCGTACGCGCCTTTGCGAACGCCAAGGCGTCCTACAAAAGCGATGCTTGCCGGAAATCCGTGCTTAAAGTTCGATTTCGCGCAGTCTATCGAGTTATTTATTACAACAACGTTTTTCAGATCGAGAGTGTTTTCAAAAAAACATTTCCATGAATTTGAAAGAACTATCACCGCGTCTGCTTGCGAAAAACTATGCCGAAGGCGTTTCTGCCCCCGTTCGCTTAATGACGCAAAAAACTTTTTGTATTCGGCACCATGTACATGATAAACAACTCGAGATCCCTTGAGTTTCGCGGCTTTCCCATACAAAAGTTTTCTCCAGGTACTCGAATATGATGCAATATGTATATGGCATATGTCAGCTTTCAAAGGCTTAATGATAAAGCGCATATACTGCACCCCGGTGAAGAAAAGCCGAGATGCAAGACTTCCGTCCCTGCAAGAGGGAAACTCTAAAATTGTGAAGCGGGAAGCTAAGGTTTCGCTTTTACTCAATGACCGAATAACCGACGCCATTCCGCCGGACGCGCGGGAGCTATCTGGGCCTATCATTAAAATTTTATACATAAAGAGTCCGCACTTGTTCTGGCAGTACCAAGCAATCGCCAAGATATCTATCTAATGGATCGCGAAGCTTATCTTCCTTGCTATGGAAAGGATCAAACCCCCCGCCTGTGTAAAAAGTGAGTTCACCAAAGAAAGGCTTTCCTTCAATGCAGTACCAATCGACACGAACGTGAGGGAAGCTTTCGGATAAACTTTGCGACAGCGTCAGCATTTCTTCAAAACCGTCCGGCTTAGCAAGCAGCTCGCCTTCTGGCACATGGCTGACATGCCAATCGCCGTAAGACTCCCAAGCAGGTGAAAAGAACTGCTCTTTGTGGTTTTCAAAACGATCGGCGTCGCACTGGATCATCTTACAGACACCATCAAAGCAATAAAACTTATAATCATTAGGCGTTGCTCGTTCTCGATCTCTCAGATACTCCTCGACAATGATGCGAGGCTTCACGCCCTTGTACGCCCATTCGCGTCCTTGCCAGTACCAATTGCGCTTGAGCGCCGTCTCTAATCCACGAGCCGCCGCCCCGAAATCGAAGGTCGCTTTGTCTATGCAGATGTGAGCGCTCTGGGAATCGTGTGTACACTTGACGACAAATTCATTAGGCAAGTCGGCACCGAGGAACTCTTCAACAGTATTATAGACGCCAATAAGCGGTACCAAATACTGCGAACCGATCCGCTTTTCGACGAAGTCACGCACTTTGCACTTGTCCACAAGAGAAACCATGCGAGGATCTTGACAGTTGAGCTTCATCCACTGCAGTTTCTCATTGAACGTCGACGGCTCGTCGATATTCGGTAAGCCGCCGAACTTTGCACAGTAGTAAATCTTGATGTACTGCCTGTCGGGAAGGAACCTGAGGCTGTTCTTCAAGGATAGCATGAAGCGTTTCTTGAGCCTCATACGCGCCTTCCTTCGAGCACGTCCGCTATCCGCGCGCTGGCATGACCATCTCCGTATGGGTTAGACGCATGGCTCATGGCCAAATAAACCCTCTCGTCGGAAAGCAGGCGATCGAATTCGCGGCAAATTGCGTCTTCTTGGGTACCTACAAGCTTCAAAGTCCCAGCCTCCACGCCCTCGGGACGCTCGGTGGTATCGCGCATGACGAGCACGGGCTTGCCGAGCGAGGGAGCCTCCTCCTGGATGCCGCCCGAGTCGGTCAGGACGAGATGGCAGCGCGCGAGCAGGTTGTGGAAGTCGAGAACCTCCAAGGGCTCGATCATCCGCAGGCGGTCGAAGCCGTCGAGCTCCGCGTGGGCGGCCTCGTGCACAAGAGGGTTCATATGAACGGGATAGACCGCCTTGACGTCGGGACGCTCCTCCATCACGCGCCGGATGGCGCGGAACATGGAGCGCATGGGCGCACCCAGGTTCTCGCGGCGATGCGCCGTGATGAGCACGAGGCGAGACCCTGCGGCCCAGTCGAGAACCGAATGGGAGTAACCCTCCCTCACTGTGGTTCGCAGGGCGTCGATGCCGGTGTTGCCCGTAACCCAGATGCTCCGAGAGCGCCGGGCGAACGTAGCGGTCGATCGTGCCCGGGGACACCGTAGACTCGATCACCACGACCGCGCCCTCGGGCGCGACGTCCAGGACCGACTCCACCGCGCCGACGACGTAGGCGGGATCCCGCTCTCGCGCATGACCTCGGAGGCGCGAGCGAGCTCCACCTGGTAGCGCGGCACGAAGCACTCTTTGAGAACGGGTCTGCCGTCCTTCGAGCGCTGCCCCGCCGCATGCAGGTTGATGAGCTCGCACGCCTTGTCCTCCTGCCCGGAAAGAACCTGAATCACATACCACATGGAGGGCCTCCTCGCTCAGGCGGACATAGCTTCGCCATTCGGGCCTCCGGCCCGCGGCATCGAGAGTATTCATTCCCCTGGTTCCGCTTGGCCCGCCGATGGCACCGCCTGCGCTTGCTCAGGATATGTTCGTCGCGGTTTCCCGCCGGGAGCCCAACGCCTTGCGCCTTGGGCTCCCGGCGGGAAACCGGGGTCGTGCTAGTTCTTCACCGGGACGTTCAGGGCGGCCTGCAGCACGCAGTCGCCCTCGCCCCCTTCGTCGAAGCGGAGGTAGGCCATCCGCTTGTGGCGGTTGATCTTGCGCACGCGGCCCTCGCAGCCGCGCAGCGGGCCCCGCTCCACCTGCAGGACGCCGCCCTCGATGCGGCCCTCGCTCGCACGCAGCACGTGCGCCTCGTCGAGGACCGACTCGAGCCACGCCTGCACGCTCGGCGAGAGCGGCGCGTAGGTGCGGCCCCTCCGGCCCACGAGCGGTGCCGGGAACGACAGCTGCCCGAGCGCCTTGGCAAGCGCGCGCACGTCGCGCGTGGAAACGAACACGTACTCGCTGAACATGGGGTGCACGACGATGCGCCAGGCGCCCTCGCGCTTCATGTACCGCTCGTACTTGGGAACGAAGCAGTCTTCCACGAGGTCGGAGCCGAGGAGCTGGCGGCACTTGCCCGCCACCGCGTCCTCGCGACCCTCGGGCACATGAATGGCGTACCAGCGCAGGTCGCCGTCGCGCGACGGCCCTTCGGACAGGAAACCCGTCGGCAAACCCTCGCGCTGCCGTGCCTCCGTTGCCATTACGCCCTCTCCTACGCTCGCTCGCATAATCGGATGCTGCGGCCGTCGGTGCACGTTGCTGCCGCACCGACGGCCGCAAGAACGTAGACTTTTTGTCTCACGTAAAACTTGCCCGCCCTCATGCAAGGGCGCCCATCCGATCTGCTGTTTCTCTTTCGAATGAGATTATCGGGCATCTCCGCCAAAAAGTCTACGTTTTGGCAACGAAAACCATGCCGAGCGGGTTATTCAACACCCCGGTCGCCATAAACGCTAAGCAACTTCCCCCTCGGCGTCCCTCTTCAGCCACCGGTCGAACGTCCGGGGGCAAACACCGAGGTGCTCCGCCGCTTCCTTGCGCGTGATCTGGCCCGATAGGTATGCGGCCTTGATCGGCCGATAAGCGCTCGGCACCTCGATGGCCGGCCGGCCGAACCTCACGCCACGCGCCCGAGCCGCCGCGATCCCCTCCGCCTGGCGCTGCCGAATGTTCTCGCGCTCAAGTTGCGCAACATAGCTGAGCAGCTGCAGCACCACGTCGGCCAGGAACACGCCGGTGATGCCGTGCTGGTCGTTGCGCGTGTCGAGAAGCGGCATGTCGAGCACCACGACGAACGCCCGCTTCACCTTCGTGAGGATGCGCCACTGCTCGAGGATCTCGTCGTAGTTCCGCCCCAGCCGGTCGATGCTCTTCACCACCATTACGTCGCCGGGCCGAAGGCGCTTGACCAGCTTGCGGTACTCCGGCCGCTCGAAGTCCTTGCCACTCGCCTTGTCGGCGTAGATACGCTCTTCCGCCACGGGAAAGCCCGTGAGGGCGTCGATCTGCCGCCTGAGCTTCTGGTCCTTCGCCGACACGCGCGCATACCCGTACACGATTCCTTCTCGCTCCATCGCTCACCCCATCGTTCCCGTCAAAGCGAGCCCCCTCCGGGCCGCTTTGCCATCGGCCGCCAAAAGAGATGCCGGCAGGCGCACGGCCGGTCGGCATGGGGCAATTATCGCGAACGGAAGCCGTCCGGGCCGTTCCGAGGGCAGGGTCGGCAAGGGAATCCGCAGCGACAACATTGGAGAGTCGGGTGGTCAGGTTTCTAAAGGCGAGAGGGGCTGGGGGCGGGAACAGTTCGAGGAGCTCTCGATTAACCTCGGGTGTTTCCGAGTGCGCCGGATGGCTCTTTCTGCGCGCATAGTCTCGGCCGGCTGATATTGAGAAGGAGCGAACGATCGACGGGGAGTTCGAAGCGGGACCTAGCCATCGGAAAAGTTGGGAGCTCGCCTTTCTCGTTCTTCTTTATTAGGAAGCTTAAGAAGCGGCGAAGCCGCGCTACACTTTTATTGCGACTGGGCGCACCGCTTCGCGGGCGGCGCGGCCTACGCGCAGTTCTTCGTGTGGTGGTAGGTGGGGACGGCGGATTCCAGGATGTGGACGGCTTCCTCGTCCGATTTGCCGATGGCGGCTTCCAGCTCGCCGAGCTTGGCGGCCACCTCGTCGTAGCTGATCTCCTGGCCGGTGGATATCATGATGGACTTGTTGTCGGTGGGAAGCGTGCTCTCCTCGTCCATGAGCAGCTCCTCGTACATCTTCTCGCCGTCGCGCAGGCCCGTGAACGTGATCTTCACGTCCACGTCGGGCACGAGGCCCTGCAGCTGGATGAGACCCTTCGCCAGCTCGACGATCTTCACGGGCTCGCCCATGTCGAGAATGAATATCTCGCCGCCATGCGCCATGCCGCCTGCCTGGATGACCAGGCGCGATGCCTCGGGGATGGTCATGAAGAAGCGCTCGATCTCGGGGTGCGTGACCGTGACGGGGCCGCCGGCGGCAATCTGGCGCTGGAACACAGGGATGACGCTGCCGTTCGAGCCCAGCACGTTGCCGAAGCGCACGGCGGAGAACACGGTCTTGGACGTGCGCGCGTACAGCTGCATCACCATCTCGCCCATGCGCTTCGTGGCGCCCATGACGCTCGTGGGGTTCACGGCCTTGTCGGTGGAGATGAAGATGAAGCGCGCGGCGCCGAACGCGTCGGCCGCCTTCACCACGTTGAGCGTGCCGAACACGTTGTTGTGCAGCGCCTCGCGCGGGCACGCCTCCATGAGCGGCACGTGCTTATGCGCCGCGGCATGGAACACGGCGCCAGGACGGTACTTCGCGAACACCTCGGCCACGCGGGCCTCGTCGCACACGCTGCCGATCTCGATGACGATCTCGATGTCGTCGTACTCGGACAGCAGCTCGTTGCGCAGCATGTAGGCGTCGTTCTCGTAGATGTCGAAGATGACGATGCGCGCGGGCGCCACGCGGCACAGCTGCCGGCAGAGCTCGCTGCCGATGGAGCCGCCGCCGCCCGTGACCAGCACGCACTCGCCGGCGATGTATCCGGACACGGCGCGGGTGTTCAGGATGATCTCCTCGCGCCCCAGAAGGTCGGCCACGTCCACATCGCGCAGCCGCACGTCGCCTATCTCGTCGAGCGACAGCTCGCGAATGTTGGGCAGCGTGCGCAGCTTGCATTCGGTCTTCGTGCACTCGCCGTAGATGCGCTTGCGCTCCTCGAGCGAGGCCGAGGGAATGGCCACGACGATCTGCTCGATGTCGTAGCGGTCCACCAGCTCCACAATGTCGTCCGTGGTGCCGGCCACCTTCACGCCGTGAATGCGGCTGCCGCGCTTCGAAACGTCGTCGTCGGTGGCCACGATGGCCACGCCGGGCATGAGCGGATCCTTCGAGGCCATGCGGCCGATGGCGAGCGAGCCCGTCTCCCCCGCGCCCACGATGAGCGTGCGCGGCCGGTCACAGGCGCGCTGTGCCGACCCCAGCACGCGCTTCTTCTGACGCATGACGCGGAATACCAAGCGTATGCCCCCCATGAAGAATATGAGCAGAAAGCACGAGACGAAGAACACGCGTATGGGCAGGCGCACGTCGATGATCCATAGGAACACGGCGCCGATGAGCGTGGACAGCACCACCGCGAGCATGATCTGGATGGCCTCGTCGACGCTCGCGTACTCCCACAGGTTGTTGTAGAGGCGGAACAGGCCGAGCACCGCCACGTTGATGAGCGCCAGGATGCCCAGCATGAAGTAGATCTCGTTGTTTACGAAGACCTCGTCCTCGACGGCGGTGAGCAAGGATGCGAGCCAGTAGGCGGCGTACGTCGCAACGATGTCGAGCAGCAGCAGGACCGCTGTTCTTTTTGTGATATGAGCGTCCAAGCGCAGCCTCGTCCCCGAGTGGAAAAGCGAATTGATGCCATTTTGCCGACAAGCGCGGCAACCAAAAGGGTATTGTATACAAAGTAACGTAACCTTGCACGGACCAATGCTTTACAGGAGCCTGCTACATGAATAAAACAGCCGTTCCCGGCACAGCCATCGCAGCCCCCGGGGAACCGGAAACCCCCAGCGACCAGCCTGCACGCACAAGCAACATCGACGCCATCGTAGCCTATTTCGAGAGCGGCATCACGCCGGCCGGGGCAGCCGGCGAGCTGGGCATCGAGCTGGAGCACACCCTCGTGCACGACGACATGAGCCCCGTGCCGTACAGCGGGCCCTACGGCGTGGAATGGCTGCTGGGCCAGCTGGAAGCCGAGTTCCCCCGCACGACGCGCGACCCGGAGGGCGACCTCTTGGGCGTGGCGCGGCCCGGCGAGGCCGTGACCATCGAGCCGGCGGCGCAGGTTGAGCTCTCGGCGGGCCCGTTCGCGAGCCTCGAGGACGCGCGGGCGACGTTCGAGCGGTTCGAGCGCACGCTGGACGACGCGCTGGCGCCGCACGGCGAGCGCGCGCTCACGGTGGGCTACCACCCCTCCGCCAAGGCGCTCGACCTGGAGCTCATCCCCAAGCGGCGCTACAAGTTCATGAACCTGTACCTGGGCGAGAAGGGGCCGTTCGGGCCGCGCATGATGCGGGGCAGCGCGTCGACCCAGGTGTCGATAGACTACTGGTCGACGGCGGACTGCCTGCGGAAGCTGCGGCTGGCGTTCGCGCTCGTGCCGCTGTTCTCGCTCGTCTGCGACAACTCGCCGGTGTTCGAGGGCGCGCCGCGCGCCCACGAGCTGGTGCGGACCGAGATCTGGCGGTTCTGCGACCCCGACCGCTGCGGCCTGGTGCCCGGCGTGATGGACCCGGGTTTCGACCTGCGCCGCTATGCCGAGTACCTTTTGGACACGCCTGCTATCCTCATACCGTGCCGTAAGGAGCAGTGGTGCTACTCCGAGCGCACCTTCGGCGAGATATACGCCGAGCGCACCATGACGCGCGCCGAGGTGGAGCACGCCGTGTCCATGTTCTTCAACGACGTGCGTCTGAAGACCTATATCGAGATCAGGCCGGCCGACGCGATGCCCGTGCCCTACGTGGTGGCGTACGCGGCGCTGATCAAAGGGCTGTTCTACCATGCGGAGAACCTCGACGCGCTCGACGCGCTGTTCGAAGGCGTGGACGGCGCGGCCGTGGAGGCGGCCAAGGATGCGCTTATGGCCGCAGGATACGAGGCCGAGGTGTACGGAAGGCCTGCGGCCGAGCTGGTCGACGAGGTGATGACGCTGGCACGGCGGGGCCTAGCAGCTGGCGAGCAGGGCTTCCTCGAGCCGCTCGCGCAGCTGGCAGCGCAGCGCGTCACGCTGGCCGACCTGGCCGAGCGCAAGGGTTAAACCGGCGTCCGCATCTCGAAGCCGCAACAGCCGCAGCAGCGCGATGGAGGGACGACCTTCCAGCATGCGAGCGGAATACACGAGGAGAGGAGGCCCGACGTGGACAACACGGGCAAGATGGTGAAGGTGGCGTACAAGGGGTTCTTCGACGACGGCTCCGTGTTCATCGACCAGACGGAGCAGCCCGTCGAGTTTCCCTGCCTGGACGGATGGATGCCGCCGGCGTTCATCGACACCGTTCGGGGCATGGCCGTGGGCGAGACGCGGCAGGTGCACGTGGGCGCGAACGAGGCCTACGAGGAGCGCACCGACGAGCGCGTGATGGAGGTGGAGCGCGCGAAGATACCCGCCTCGGTGAAGCTCGTGGTGGGCGAGATGGTGAACCT is from Gordonibacter urolithinfaciens and encodes:
- a CDS encoding oligosaccharide flippase family protein encodes the protein MSPSIKKNFAFSLAYEVLAFAIPLITAPYLSRILGPDGIGAYSYSYNVAYYFGMFATLGMLRYGTRSIASVRDLQATKDQLFWELFFTQLLTAGFALALYLVYLFLFGDSLSAIWILYILSTALDVTWLFRGEEDFKITVVRNSVIKCLTAFCIFVFIKGRDDVWLYVAIMSLGYFISQVVLWPYVKKHIASFHIPKFCKLIRHLKPSVILFVPLIATSVYRVLDKILIGLLSSSAQLGFFDCADKIIMVPLGVISALGAVVLPRMSYLISTGEERKGVKFIRSTMSFSMIIAICLMFGLIATGDLFAVVYFGDNYTETGYLLVVMSVTVPMIAWASVIREQYLIPKRLDKQYISSVAVGAVFNIMLNLWAIPRWNARGAALVTIATELLVCVMLTASARKYLDIKQYVSDSLPYLGIGVLMCISVKVLARVLSIGKVSPPLLLVLEIIFGLIVFGALLAVLARHSTSHRAIIGSLIKK
- a CDS encoding Coenzyme F420 hydrogenase/dehydrogenase, beta subunit C-terminal domain, coding for MVCRSNVSIMDESSCSGCGLCSFVCPMRCVEMKENERGFILPAVGNNCIACGKCLADCPSINPPVSDYLDIGLVAQSGVSENLVASTGGGMHLHLANSMMALGGVSYGAAFSDEWAVEHIECHTAEEVMRCRGSKYVQSSLTNKVFASIKKNLEQNIPVLFTGLPCQTAAVKTAFGDNASLFLVDLVCHGVASPMAWRQYLSDMQFGRIESIRFRNKTYGYHMSTMRVVYESGVYSKSGRIDPYLRAFFSGIAHRKSCNECKFKGRRRYSDITLFDCGRYCELTGDNDDDLGHTSVLVNTKKGEKLLLELGKEEVVFSAIDRGMGEQLNGKMIEGCTPKHPRSDSFYSQILSNSFSSVVQSYLPIKLSDYCIEAVKGLACKTGILTFLRKAKERKLLVTKH
- a CDS encoding polysaccharide pyruvyl transferase family protein; amino-acid sequence: MPKLGLCACYSNHNFGSMLQALATCKAIDALEVEYELIRYKKKISPLRVVQIARKVITADAWLGLTAELKWRAYLSKHSAQKAKQELRSESFGEYCDRRFTKLSPVYEGYSALQDGSKKYDAVLVGSDQLWLPSGYSSGFYTLEFASEGVRRISYATSFGISSMPKSSAARAARFISKIDYLSVREKSGIEIVASVTGGDVKPKLVVDPTLLFDQAGWLNIIPEKRIVEGDYILCYFLGINPESRRMAAELKKRTGLPVVMLKDWRYHLDEDDLINDFDFYSANPDDFVNLIRHANYVLTDSFHGTVFSLIHHKKFATFYRDIDGGNSRNTRIDSLFSQLDLRCCLMDHADPGRLESLVVDFATVDESLDNWRCDSWNFLKEAVDGL
- a CDS encoding glycosyltransferase family 4 protein; translation: MEKLKSCKKRPRLLVFSQSTQFTGWLGEEKVQDILSSSSIMVLPSYDEGFPVSIIEAMAAGNAVVSTCVGGIPEEVCRAGSVLIGPGDVSALACALEELLVDQDRAYQMADANQEYVLGKLDNKVVHTQLANLYLRLLDDDAEQNT
- a CDS encoding ATP-grasp fold amidoligase family protein, which codes for MRLKKRFMLSLKNSLRFLPDRQYIKIYYCAKFGGLPNIDEPSTFNEKLQWMKLNCQDPRMVSLVDKCKVRDFVEKRIGSQYLVPLIGVYNTVEEFLGADLPNEFVVKCTHDSQSAHICIDKATFDFGAAARGLETALKRNWYWQGREWAYKGVKPRIIVEEYLRDRERATPNDYKFYCFDGVCKMIQCDADRFENHKEQFFSPAWESYGDWHVSHVPEGELLAKPDGFEEMLTLSQSLSESFPHVRVDWYCIEGKPFFGELTFYTGGGFDPFHSKEDKLRDPLDRYLGDCLVLPEQVRTLYV
- the wecB gene encoding non-hydrolyzing UDP-N-acetylglucosamine 2-epimerase, encoding MREGYSHSVLDWAAGSRLVLITAHRRENLGAPMRSMFRAIRRVMEERPDVKAVYPVHMNPLVHEAAHAELDGFDRLRMIEPLEVLDFHNLLARCHLVLTDSGGIQEEAPSLGKPVLVMRDTTERPEGVEAGTLKLVGTQEDAICREFDRLLSDERVYLAMSHASNPYGDGHASARIADVLEGRRV
- a CDS encoding transcription termination/antitermination NusG family protein: MATEARQREGLPTGFLSEGPSRDGDLRWYAIHVPEGREDAVAGKCRQLLGSDLVEDCFVPKYERYMKREGAWRIVVHPMFSEYVFVSTRDVRALAKALGQLSFPAPLVGRRGRTYAPLSPSVQAWLESVLDEAHVLRASEGRIEGGVLQVERGPLRGCEGRVRKINRHKRMAYLRFDEGGEGDCVLQAALNVPVKN
- a CDS encoding recombinase family protein yields the protein MEREGIVYGYARVSAKDQKLRRQIDALTGFPVAEERIYADKASGKDFERPEYRKLVKRLRPGDVMVVKSIDRLGRNYDEILEQWRILTKVKRAFVVVLDMPLLDTRNDQHGITGVFLADVVLQLLSYVAQLERENIRQRQAEGIAAARARGVRFGRPAIEVPSAYRPIKAAYLSGQITRKEAAEHLGVCPRTFDRWLKRDAEGEVA